A part of Streptomyces sp. NBC_01235 genomic DNA contains:
- a CDS encoding MFS transporter: protein MSPASTGASTMVGAASSVPVASSASSSSDSRMTPGGPGYRRMSFALFLAGVATFALLYSTQALLPLISGDFGVAASQASWTVAAATGGLALFVLPMSALSERYGRRTVMTASLAVAVGVGLLVPFAPSLGTLVALRAVQGAALAGLPASATAYLAEEVRPKALVTAIGLFVAGNSVGGMSGRVITGWVAQEWGWRVAVGVIGALAVACAIAFRLLLPAPKHFRTGSLAPRVLARTVRDHLANPLLRRLYAIGALFMTVFGGVYTVIGYRLTEAPFSLPQGIVGSIFLVYLVGTVSASTAGRLVGRLGRRGALYLAGGTTAAGLLLSLADSLALVLLGLVLITAGFFAGHAVASSAVSKTATTGRAQASALYQSAYYVGSSTGSTVGAMAFHSGGWAGTVGVGVLAVLGVVTITVFGTRAARVAARRDMLVAAR, encoded by the coding sequence ATGTCTCCCGCCAGTACCGGGGCGTCCACGATGGTGGGCGCCGCGTCCTCTGTTCCTGTCGCCTCCTCCGCCTCCTCCTCTTCCGATTCCCGTATGACCCCCGGTGGTCCCGGCTACCGCCGGATGAGCTTCGCGCTCTTCCTCGCCGGGGTGGCGACCTTCGCCCTGCTGTACTCCACGCAGGCGCTCCTGCCGCTGATCTCCGGTGACTTCGGGGTGGCGGCGAGCCAGGCGAGCTGGACGGTGGCGGCGGCGACCGGCGGACTGGCCCTGTTCGTCCTGCCGATGAGCGCCCTCTCCGAGCGCTACGGCCGTCGTACGGTGATGACGGCCTCGCTGGCGGTCGCGGTGGGCGTGGGTCTACTGGTCCCCTTCGCCCCCTCCCTGGGCACGCTGGTCGCACTGCGGGCCGTGCAGGGCGCGGCGCTGGCCGGGCTCCCGGCGTCGGCGACGGCGTATCTCGCGGAGGAGGTCCGGCCGAAGGCGCTGGTCACGGCGATCGGCCTGTTCGTGGCGGGCAACAGCGTCGGCGGGATGAGCGGCCGGGTCATCACCGGCTGGGTCGCGCAGGAGTGGGGCTGGCGGGTCGCGGTCGGCGTGATCGGCGCGCTGGCGGTGGCCTGCGCGATCGCCTTCCGGCTGCTGCTGCCGGCGCCGAAGCACTTCAGGACGGGTTCGCTCGCGCCCCGCGTCCTGGCCCGCACGGTCCGCGATCACCTCGCGAACCCGCTGCTGCGCCGGCTGTACGCGATCGGCGCGCTGTTCATGACCGTCTTCGGCGGCGTGTACACGGTCATCGGCTACCGCCTGACGGAGGCACCGTTCTCCCTCCCCCAGGGCATCGTCGGCTCGATCTTCCTGGTGTACCTGGTGGGCACGGTGTCGGCGTCCACGGCGGGCCGGCTGGTCGGCCGGCTGGGGCGGCGCGGCGCGCTGTACCTGGCGGGCGGCACGACGGCCGCGGGCCTGCTGCTGTCGCTGGCGGACTCGCTGGCCCTGGTGCTCCTGGGCCTGGTCCTGATCACGGCGGGCTTCTTCGCGGGGCACGCGGTGGCGTCCTCGGCGGTCAGCAAGACGGCGACGACGGGCCGCGCCCAGGCCTCCGCCCTCTACCAGTCCGCGTACTACGTCGGCTCCAGCACCGGCTCCACGGTCGGCGCGATGGCCTTCCACTCGGGCGGCTGGGCCGGCACGGTCGGCGTGGGTGTCCTGGCGGTGCTCGGCGTCGTGACGATCACGGTGTTCGGGACGCGGGCGGCGCGGGTGGCGGCACGGCGGGACATGCTGGTGGCCGCTCGCTGA